GTGATCCGGCTCATCGCGTCGACGGCGTAGGAGAGCGGCAGCACGTCGGAGATCCAGCGGAGCACGGTGGCCATGTCGTCGCGGGGCACGAACAGCCCGCAGAGCAGCAGTTGGGGCAGCAGCACGGCGGGCAGGAACTGGACGGCCTGGAACTCGGTGGCGGCGAACGCGGAGACCAGCAGGCCGAGCGCCATGCCGAGCAGCCCGTCGGCGACGGCGACCGCGAACAGCGCCCAGGTGGGTCCGGCGACGTCGAGGCCGAGCACGCCGATGGTGAGCGCGGAGGCGAGCGCGGCCTGCAGCAGGGCGACGGCGCCGAAGGCGAGCGCGTAGCCGAGCAGCAGGTCGAGCTTGCCGAGCGGCATGGTGAGCAGGCGTTCCAGGGTGCCGCTGGTGCGTTCGCGGAGCATCGCGACCGAGGTGACCAGGAACATCACCAGCAGCGGGAAGACGCCGAGCAGTTCGGGGCCGATCCGGTCGAAGGTGGCGGGCTGCTGGTCGTACATGTAGCGGAGCAGCACCAGCAGCAGGCAGGGCACCAGCAGCAGCATGGCGACGGTGCGCGGGTCGTGGCGCAGTTGGGCGAGGACGCGTCCGGCGGTGGCGAGGGTGCGGCGGGTGGCGGTCATCGGACGGTCTCCGGTGCGGTCTGCACGAGGCTGAGGAAGGCGGCTTCGACGTCGGCGGCGCCGGTGGCGGCGAGCAGCGCGGCGGGGGTGTCGTGGGCGAGCAGGCGGCCGTCGCGCATCAGCAGCAGGCGGTCGCAGCGGGTGGCCTCGTCCATGACGTGGCTGGAGACCAGCAGGGTGGCGCCGTGGTCGGCGAGTTCCCGGAACAGCTGCCAGAGCTCCTGGCGCAGCACGGGGTCGAGGCCGACGGTGGGTTCGTCGAGGACGAGCAGTTCGGGGTGGCCGAGCAGGGCGGCGGCGAGCGAGACGCGGGCGCGCTGGCCGCCGGAGAGCCGGGCGACGGAGCTGCGGCGGTGGGCGTCCAGGCCGACCTGGCCGATCACCCGGTCCCGGTCGCCGGGCGGGGCGCCGAGGACGGCGGCGAAGTAGTCGAGGTTCTCGGCGACCGTCAGGTCGCCGTAGACGGACGGGGCCTGGGTGACGTAGCCGACCTTGTCGCGCAGGGCGGCGCTGCCGGCGGGGCGGCCGAGCACGGTGACGGCGCCGCCGGTGGTGCGCTGCACGCCGACGATGCTGCGCAGCAGGGTGGTCTTGCCGCAGCCGCTGGGGCCGAGCAGTCCGGTGACGCTGCCGCGGGGGACTTCGAGGTCGAGTCCGGGGAGCACGGGGTGTCCGCCGCGGTGGACGACGAGCCGTTCGATCCGGATCGCGGGGCCGTCGGCCGACCCCGCCGCAGAATTCATCATGTGATGAGTTTTGCGCGCGGGGCCCGTCCCGTCAAGACCCGGGACGCCGTCCGGTATGAGCTGCGTCACGGAGGTCAACCGGACCGGCCCCGCCGCTCGTAGCCCCTGCAAGCAGCCGAACTTGCAAGGAGCCGACCGTTGACCGAGGAGGAGTTCACCGAGTTCTACCGCCACTCGGTCCGCCGGCTCACCGGCCAGCTGTACGTGGTGACCGGTGATCTGCACGAGGCCCAGGACGTGGTGCAGGAGGCGTTCGTCCGGGCCTGGGGCCACCGCCGCGGCCTGGACCGGGAGCTCGCCCCCGAGGCCTGGGTGCGCACCGTCGCCGGCCGCCTGGCGATCAGCCGGTGGCGGCGGGCCAGGACCGCCGCCCGCGCCTGGCGGCGGCACGGCGAGACCCCCGAGGTCGACGGGCCGGACCCGGCGTCCGTCGACCTGGCCCGCGCGCTGCGGCAGCTGACGGAGCGCCAGCGCCTGTGCGCCGCGCTGTTCTACGTCTGCGACCTGCCGGTGGACCGGATCGCCGCCGAGACCGGCCTGGCGCCCGGCACCGTCAAGGCCCACCTGTCCCGGGCCAGGGCGGCCCTCGCCCGGCAACTGGACCACCCCACCGAGCTCCGGGAGCACTCCGATGACCTCCACTGACGCGCGGATCGCCGACGCCCTGCGCGCGGCGGCGGACACGGCCGCGGCCCGCACCCGCGCCGCGCCGCCGCAGCGGATCGCCGCCCGCGGCCGCCGGCGCCGCCGGGCCCGGGTCGGCGGCGCCGTGCTGGCCGCCGCCTGCCTGGCGATCGGCGTGGGCGCCGCGCTCGACCCCGGCAGGTCCGGGCCCGTGCCGCTCGGCCCGGCCGCGCCGCCCGTCCCCGCACCCGCCCCGACCGCCCGCCCGACCCCGTCGGTCACCCCCGCCCCCACGGCCGCCCGGCAGCCCACCGCCTCGGCCACCGTCTCCTCGCCGCCCGCCGGGCCCAGCTACAGCCCCGCCGCGCCCTGAGCCCGCACCGAGCAGGAGTTCCGATGCCGCCCACCGCCCTGGACGCCCCGCAGCACCCCGCCCCGACCGCCGCCCCGCCCCCCGCCGCCCGGCCACCGGTCCTCCGGCGCTGGCGCGCAGCCCGCCCGGCGCTCGCCGTGTACGCGGGGGCGCTGGCCCTGCACCTGCTGCTGCTGCGCGTGATGGCCCGGCCCGGGACGTCGCTCGCCGACCGGCTGACCGCCTGGGACGGGCGGCACTTCGTGGAGATCGCCGCCGCCGGCTACCCGGACGCGTTCAGCCACGGCCGCGACGGCGCACTGACCGGCAACGACCTGGCGTTCTTCCCGCTCTACCCGCTACTGGTCCGCGCGGTGCACGCCGCCACCGGCCTCGGCCTGCCCGCCGCGGCGCTCCTCACCGCCCAACTGGCCGCCTTCACGGCGCTGCTGCTGGTCCATCAGCTGATCACCCGGCTGCACGACCGGCGCACCGCCACCGCCGTCGTGGTGCTGCTGGCCGCCGCGCAGCCGATGTCGGTGGTGTTCTTCATGGCCTACAGCGAGTCCCTGCTGCTGGCCCTGGCCGCCGGCGCCCTGCTGGCCGCGCACCGTCGCGCCTGGGCCGCGGCCGGACTGTGCGCCTTCCTGGCCGGGCTGACCCGCCCCGCGGGCGTCGCGGTGGTGGCGGCGCTCGCCGTCGCCGCGCTGGGCGAGCTGCGCCGGCAGCGCCGCTGGTCGGCCGCTCCGCCGGTCGCCGTCGCGCTGGCCTGCACCGGCACCCCGCTCTACCTGGGCTGGGTGGCCGTCCGACTCGGCACGCCGGACGCCTGGTTCGCGATCCAGCGGGCCGGCTGGGGCACCCGCTGGGACTGGGGCCGCTCGCTGGGCGAGTTCCTGGCGACCACCCTGCGCACCGGCGAGGGCTGGGTCCCCGTCAGCATCGCCGTGCTGCTGCTCGCCCACCTGCTGGCCCTCGCCCTGGCCCGGACCTGCTGGCCGCCGCTGCTGGTGTACGGCGCGCTGGTGGTGGTGCTGACCCTCGGTCAGAGCAACTACTTCCACTCCAAGCCCCGCCTGCTGGCCCCCGCCGTGGTGGTGCTGCTCCCGGTCGCCCGCGCGCTGTCCCGGGCCGGCCGCACCACCCGCGTCCTGGTGCTGTCCGCCGCGGGCCTGTTCGGCTGCTGGTACGGCGCCTACCTGCTCACCACCTGGCCCTACGCGATCTGACGGCCCCGGTCCGGTCCGCGGGCTTGACAGCCCGCCGATAAGCGGTACGGGCCCCTCGGGCCGGTTCGGTACGATTGCGGCGGCCGGACGACCGCTGGACCACCGCGGACCGGCCCCTCGACACCCGCCCGCGGGCACCACGGTGTGCCCGCCGGAGAGCATGGGAGCATCCCAGGATGACTCGGCAGTTGATCACCAGCGCGCTTCCCTACATCAACGGGATCAAGCACCTGGGCAACATGGTCGGGTCGATGCTCCCGGCGGACGTCTACTCGCGGTACCTGCGCCAGCGCGGCCACGAGGTGCTGTACATCTGCGCCACCGACGAGCACGGCACCCCCGCCGAGCTGGCCGCCCAGGAGGCCGGGCTGCCGGTCGCCGAGTTCTGCGCCCGGGCGCACGACCAGCAGAAGGCGATCTACGACGGCTTCCAGCTGTCCTTCGACTACTTCGGCCGCTCCTCCTCCCCGCAGAACCGGGAGATCACCCAGGAGATCGCCCGCGAGCTGCACGCCAACGGCTTCATCGAGGAGCGGGCGATCCGCCAGGTCTACTCGATCGCCGACGGCCGCTTCCTGCCGGACCGGTACATCGTCGGCACCTGCCCGCACTGCGGCTACGACAAGGCCCGCGGCGACCAGTGCGAGAACTGCACCCGGGTCCTCGACCCGACCGACCTGGTGGAGCCGCGCTCCGCGATCAGCGGCAGCTCGGAGCTGGAGGTGCGGGAGACCAAGCACCTGTTCCTGCTGCAGTCCAAGCTGACCGACGAGGTCGAGGCCTGGATCGCCGAGCACGGCGACGACTGGCCGGTGCTGGCCTCCTCGATCGCCCGCAAGTGGCTGACCGAGGGCCTGCAGGACCGCGCGATCACCCGCGACCTGGAGTGGGGCGTCCCGGTCCCGGCCGACGTGTGGCCCGAACTGGCCGCCGAGGGCAAGGTGTTCTACGTCTGGTTCGACGCCCCGATCGAGTACATCGGCGCCACCAAGGAGTGGGCCGACGCGACCGGCGGCGACTGGCGCTCCTGGTGGTACGAGGCCGACGACACCGTCCGCTACACCGAGTTCATGGCCAAGGACAACGTCCCGTTCCACACGGTGATGTTCCCCGCCACCATCCTCGGCTCCCGCCAGCCGTGGAAGAAGGTCGACTACGTCAAGGCCTTCAACTGGCTGACGTACTACGGCGGCAAGTTCTCCACCAGCCAGAAGCTCGGCATCTTCACCGACGTCGCGCTGGAGCTGCTGCCCGCCGACTACTGGCGCTACTTCCTGATGGCGCACGCCCCCGAGTCCGACGACTCCAGCTTCACCTGGGACCTGTTCGCGGCCACCGTGAACAAGGACCTCGCCGACACCCTCGGCAACTTCGTCAACCGGGTGCTCTCGTTCAGCCGCAAGCGCTTCGGCGACGAGGTCCCGGCCGGCGCCGAGGCGGGCGAGGCGGAGCTGGCGCTCGGCGGGCAGATCGCCGAGCTGCTGGCCGAGTACGAGGCCCAGCTGGACGCGCTGAACTTCCGCAAGGCCGCGCAGGCGCTGCGCGCGCTCTGGTCGGCGGGCAACGCGTACCTCGACGTGACCGCGCCCTGGACGCAGATCAAGACCGACCCGGAGGCCGCGGCCCGCACCCTGCGCACCGCGATCAACCTGATCCACCTCTACTCGGTGGTCTCCGAGCCGTTCATCCCGACCGCGGCCCGCACCGTCCGCGCGTCCTTCGCCCTGGACGGCGACACCCGCACCTGGGTGTCCGCGGACGAGGCCCGGGCACTGTCGCTGGTCCCGGCCGGCACCGCGTTCACCGTGCCGCCGGTCCTGTTCGCCAAGATCACCGACGAGGACCTGGCCACCTGGACCGAGCGCTTCGGCGGCGGCGCGGCCTGACCGCCCGTCAGCCCGCCAGGTACCCCTGGACGGTGCGCCCCAGCAACGGGGCCAGCACCTCCGGGGGTGCCGAGGCGAGCGGCTCCACCGCGATCACGTAGCGGGCCATCGCCAGCCCGACGATCTGCGACATGACCAGTTCCACCCGCAGCTCCGGGTCCGGCAGCTCCAGTTGCTCCGCCACCCGGCCGACCAGCTCGACCACCATGAAGTCGCGCATCAGCCCCGCGACCTCCTCGCTGGCCGCCGCCGTCCGCACCAGCGCCAGCAGCCGCTCCCGCACCGCCGGCTGCTCCCACAGCCCGAGCACGAAGCCGGCCACCCGCTCGCCGACGGTCGCCGGGTCGCCCGCGAAGACCTGCTCCACCACGGCCTTCGGGTCGAACGGGAATTCCAGCGAGGCCATGAACAGCCGGTCCTTGGTGCCGAAGTAGTGGTGCAGCAGCGCCGCGTCCACGCCCGCGCCCCGGGCGATCGCCCGCATGCTGGCCTTCTGGTAGCCGCGCGCCGCGAACTCCGCGCGCGCCGCCGCCAGCACCGCCCCCTTGGTGTCCTCGCCGCCGGGCCGCCGCCCGCGCGCCTTCGTCCCGCCCGTCCCGGTTCCGCTCATCCCGCCATTCTCCGGCATCGGCGGAGGTCCGCGCGGGTGAGTGCCGGCCGGTGCCGCGGGCAGATTCCTCCCCCGCCTACCAATTGCCTACGCGCGTAGATATGCTGGTCTGGTGACTATGTCCACTCTTGCAGCCAACGCCCCCGGCGCTGCGGGCGGCGGCCTCTCGGACGTCGCGGCGTCCGAGGCCACCTTGCGCCGTTTCCTGCACGGCCTGCCCGGGGTCGATCAGGTCGGTCTGGAGTCGCGGGCCGCGACTCTCGGTACCCGGTCGATCAAGACCACCGCGAAGGCCTTCGCCATCGACCTCGCCATCTCGATGATCGACCTGACCACGCTGGAGGGCGCGGACACGGTCGGCAAGGTCCGCTCGCTGTGCGCCAAGGGCCTCAGCCCGGACCCGGGCGACCGCACCGCCCCCCAGGTCGCGGCGATCTGCGTCTACCCGGACATGGTCGCCACCGCCAAGCAGGCGCTGGGCAGCAGCGGCATCCAGGTCGCCTCCGTCGCCACCGCCTTCCCGTCCGGCCGGGCCGGGATGCCGGTGAAGCTGGCCGACACCGCCGAGGCGGTCGCCGCGGGCGCCGACGAGATCGACATGGTGATCGACCGGGGCGCGTTCCTCTCCGGCCGGTACCTGGAGGTCTTCGAGGAGATCCGCGCCGTCAAGGAGGCGTGCGAGCGCCCCGACGGGAGCTCCGCCCACCTGAAGGTGATCTTCGAGACCGGTGAGCTGCAGACCTACGACAACGTCCGCCGGGCCTCCTGGCTGGCGATGATCGCGGGCGCCGACTTCATCAAGACCTCCACCGGCAAGGTCGCGGTCAACGCCACCCCGCCGGTGACGCTGCTGATGCTGGAGGCGGTGCGGGACTTCCGTGCGGCGACCGGCACCCAGGTCGGCGTGAAGCCGGCCGGCGGCATCCGCACCACCAAGGACGCGATGAAGTACCTGGTGATGGTGAACGAGACGCTGGGCGACGACTGGCTGAGCCCGCACTGGTTCCGGTTCGGCGCGTCCAGCCTGCTGAACGACCTGCTGATGCAGCGTCAGAAGCTGAGCACCGGCCGGTACTCCGGTCCCGACTACGTGACGGTGGACTGAGGACGATGGCGAAGACCAAGAAGACCGAGACCGAGCCCACGACCGCGGCCGAGCAGCCCGTGCGGCGCTCCGGCCTGTTCGAGTACGCCCCCGCGCCGGAGTCCCCGGCCGCCGCCGGTGAGATCGCCACCAGCTACGGCCACTTCATCGGCGGCGAATTCGTCGACTCGCTGGGCTCCGAGGCGCTGAAGACCGTCAACCCGGCGACCGAGCAGGTGCTGGCGGAGTTCGCGCAGGGCACCGAGCAGGACGTGGACCGGGCCGTGCAGGCCGCCCGGAAGGCGTTCGCGGACTGGTCGGCGCTGCCGGGCAGCGAGCGCGCCAAGTTCCTGTTCCGGATCGCCCGGATCATCCAGGAGCGCTCGCGCGAGCTGGCCGTGCTGGAGTCGATCGACAACGGCAAGCCGATCCGCGAGACCCGCGACGTCGACCTGCCGCTGGTCGCCGCGCACTTCTTCTACTACGCGGGCTGGGCCGACAAGCTCGACTTCGCCGGCTACGGCGCGAACCCGCGTCCGCTCGGCGTCGCCGCCCAGGTGATCCCGTGGAACTTCCCGCTGCTGATGCTGGCGTGGAAGGTCGCCCCGGCGCTGGCCACCGGCAACACCGTGGTGCTGAAGCCCGCCGAGACCACCCCGCTGACCGCGCTGCGCTTCGCCGAGATCTGCCGCCAGGCCGGTCTGCCGAAGGGCGTGGTGAACATCGTCACCGGCGACGGCCGCACCGGCGCCGCGCTGACCGCGCACCCGGGCGTCGACAAGGTCGCCTTCACCGGCTCCACCCCGGTCGGCCGGGCGATCGCCAAGCAGCTGGCCGGCACCCGCAAGAAGCTGTCGCTGGAGCTCGGCGGCAAGGCCGCGAACATCGTGTTCGACGACGCGCCGCTGGACCAGGCGGTCGAGGGCATCGTCAACGGCATCTTCCTCAACCAGGGCCACGTCTGCTGCGCGGGCTCCCGCCTGCTGGTGCAGGAGTCGGTCCAGGACGAGCTGCTGGACGCGCTCAAGCGCCGGATGGGCACCCTGCGGGTCGGCGACCCGCTGGACAAGAACACCGACATCGGCGCGATCAACTCGGCCGAGCAGCTGGCCCGGATCACCGAGCTGACCTCCGCCGGCGAGCAGGAGGGCGCCGAGCGCTGGGCGCCCGAGTGCGAACTGCCGGGCGCGGGCTACTGGTTCCGCCCGACGCTGTTCACCGGCGTCTCGCAGGCGCACCGGATCGCCCGCGAGGAGATCTTCGGCCCGGTGCTGTCGGTGCTGACTTTCCGCACCCCCGCCGAGGCGGTGGAGAAGGCCAACAACACCCCGTACGGGCTGTCCGCGGGCATCTGGACGGAGAAGGGCTCGCGCATCCTCTGGACCGCGAACCGGCTCCGGGCGGGCGTGGTGTGGGCGAACACCTTCAACAAGTTCGACCCGACCTCGCCGTTCGGCGGGTACAAGGAGTCCGGTTACGGCCGCGAGGGCGGTCGCCACGGCCTGGAGGCGTACCTCGATGTCTGAGCCCACCGTCCGACTGGACGTCTTCAAGACCTACAAGCTGTACGTCGGCGGGAAGTTCCCCCGCTCGGAGAGCGGGCGGGTGTACGAGGTGACCGACACGAAGGGCCAGTGGCTGGCGAACGCCCCGCTGGGCACCCGCAAGGACACCCGGGACGCCGTGCTGGCGGCCCGCGCGGCCGTGAAGGGCTGGTCGGGCACCACCGCGTACAACCGCGGCCAGGTGCTGTACCGGGTGGCCGAGATGCTGCAGGGCCGGCGCGAGCAGTTCACCGCCGAGGTGACCGCGTCCGAGGGCGTCGGCGCCAAGAAGGCAGCGGCGCTGGTGGACGCGGCGATCGACCGCTGGGTCTGGTACGCGGGCTGGACCGACAAGGTCGCCCAGATCGCGGGCGGCGCCAACCCGGTGGCCGGGCCGTTCTTCAACCTCTCCACCCCGGAGCCGACCGGCGTGGTGGGCGTGCTCGCCCCGCGCGCCGGGTACGGCTACTCGCTGCTCGGCCTGGTCTCGGTGATCGCCCCGGCGATCGCCACCGGCAACACCGTGGTGGTCGCCGCCGCCGAGCAGGCCCCGCTGCCCGCGCTCTCCCTCGGCGAGGTGCTGGCCACCTCCGACGTGCCCGGCGGCGTGGTCAACCTGCTCTCCGGCCGCACCGCGGACATCGCCCCCACGCTGGCCTCGCACCAGGACGTCAACGCCCTCGACCTGGCGGGCGCGATCGACCCGGACGGGCCCGGCGCGGCGGCCGCCCTGGAGGCCGCGGCGGCGGATACATTGAAGCGAGTGGTCCGACCGGCCGCCGCCCCGTCCGCCGAGGACTGGACGGCCGCGCCCGGCACCGGGCGGCTGCTCTCCTTCCTGGAGACGAAGACGGTCTGGCACCCGATGGGCATCTGAGCCCCGCCCGACCGGCCAACTCCACACAGACCGGCCGTCCACCACGCCCCTATCCCCCCGGGGGCCGGACGGTCGCGACGGGCCCGCACTTCTCCCCCCCTGGTGCGGGCCCGTCCTCATGCCCGCACGCACCGTGAAGGGGACGACCGGCGGGTTACGACCTGCCCGTTCCATGCCGCAGACTGGTTTCTCGTGAGTGACACCCCGCTGAACCGCCGCCCGATATCCCGCGTCATCCTGCTGTCGGGCCCCTCGGGGTCGGGGAAGTCGGTGCTGGCCGAGCGCAGCGGCCTGCCGGTGCTGCAGCTCGACGACTTCTACAAGGACGGCGACGACCCGTCGCTGCCGCAGCTCCCGGACGGCGGGGGCACCGACTGGGACTCGCCCGACTCCTGGCACGGGGAGCAGGCGCTGGCCGCGATCCGGGCGCTGGTGTTCGAGGGGCGGGCCGAGGCGCCGGTGTACTCGATCCCGGCGAACGGGCGGACGGGCAGTCACACCCTGGCGCTGGACGGCGCCCCGGCGTTCGTCGCGGAGGGGATATTCGCCGCCGAACTGGTGCGCCGCTGCGCGGCCGAGGGCCTGCTCGGCGACGCGCTGTGCCTGCGCAACAAGCCCTCCACCACGGCCTGGCGGCGCTTTCGGCGGGACGTCCGGGAGGGTCGCAAGTCGGTGCCGTACCTGGTCCGCCGGGGCCTGCGGCTGATGCGCGCGGAGCGCGGCATCGTGGCCCGGCAGGTCGAGCTGGGCTCGTACGCCTGCTCGGGCGTGGAGGCCGGCCGGCGGATCGCCGCGGTGGCCCGGCAGCTGCCGGCCGAACTGGTCTGAAGCGGGGGCGGCGGCCGGCGCCCCGTCACTCCGGGGCGGCGGGCAGGCGGCGGCGGACCGCCCACGGCAGCACGAACCACAGGCCGGTGAAGATCAGGGCGATCACCGCGGTGATCGGAACCGCGACCGCGGCGCCCAGCACCACGGTGAGGACCAGCAGCACCGCGCCGGTCAGCGCCGCGGCGAGCAGGACCAGGCCGATCTGGGCGATCCGGGCGGAGACCTTGACGATCCGGGCCCGGTCGGGGTGGTGGAACAGGCCGCGGTGCAGGGCGACGGGCGTGGCGAGCACGGCGGCGGCGACCACCGCGAGCAGCAGCACCACGACGTAAAGGTCCTGTTCGAAGTCGTCGAGCGCGGCGAACCGCGGGGTGAAGGCGACGCCGAGCAGGAAGGCGAAGACGATCTGCACGCCGGTCTGCAGCACCCGCAGTTCCTGGAGCATCTCGATCAGCCGCCGGTCGGCGCGGGCCTGCGGGTTCTCCGCAGCGGGGTCGTCCATCGGGTCATTGTCACGGCCGGTGCGGCGCGACACGACGAAGGCGGGCCACCGGTGCCTGGTTCCCCCCGCACCGGGGCCCGCCTTCCGTTCGGAGCACGGGACGCCCCCCGGCCGCCGCTCCCCCGAGCCGGCTGCCGTGTCCCGTGTCCTCCCCCACCACCCGTCCCCCGACGGGAGTCTGTTGCCGCGTCAGGCGACCAGCTCGCCGAAGGCGTGCACGGTGTCGCCGGAGCGGTTGAGGTTCTCGTCCTCGCGCATCCGGCGCAGCGCGCGCCAGATGGAGCTCTTCACGGTGCCGACGCTGATGCCGAGGATGTCGGCGATCTCCGGGTCGGTGCGGCCCTCGTAGTAGCGCAGCACGAGCATGGTGCGCTGGTTCTCGGGGAGCTTGGCGAGCGCCTGCCAGAGCACGGCGCGCAGTTCGGTGCCG
The DNA window shown above is from Streptomyces sp. TLI_171 and carries:
- a CDS encoding ABC transporter permease, with translation MTATRRTLATAGRVLAQLRHDPRTVAMLLLVPCLLLVLLRYMYDQQPATFDRIGPELLGVFPLLVMFLVTSVAMLRERTSGTLERLLTMPLGKLDLLLGYALAFGAVALLQAALASALTIGVLGLDVAGPTWALFAVAVADGLLGMALGLLVSAFAATEFQAVQFLPAVLLPQLLLCGLFVPRDDMATVLRWISDVLPLSYAVDAMSRITADSGLGGRVIADLAVVAGCALLALALGAATLRRRTA
- a CDS encoding ABC transporter ATP-binding protein, with translation MMNSAAGSADGPAIRIERLVVHRGGHPVLPGLDLEVPRGSVTGLLGPSGCGKTTLLRSIVGVQRTTGGAVTVLGRPAGSAALRDKVGYVTQAPSVYGDLTVAENLDYFAAVLGAPPGDRDRVIGQVGLDAHRRSSVARLSGGQRARVSLAAALLGHPELLVLDEPTVGLDPVLRQELWQLFRELADHGATLLVSSHVMDEATRCDRLLLMRDGRLLAHDTPAALLAATGAADVEAAFLSLVQTAPETVR
- a CDS encoding SigE family RNA polymerase sigma factor; protein product: MTEEEFTEFYRHSVRRLTGQLYVVTGDLHEAQDVVQEAFVRAWGHRRGLDRELAPEAWVRTVAGRLAISRWRRARTAARAWRRHGETPEVDGPDPASVDLARALRQLTERQRLCAALFYVCDLPVDRIAAETGLAPGTVKAHLSRARAALARQLDHPTELREHSDDLH
- the metG gene encoding methionine--tRNA ligase yields the protein MTRQLITSALPYINGIKHLGNMVGSMLPADVYSRYLRQRGHEVLYICATDEHGTPAELAAQEAGLPVAEFCARAHDQQKAIYDGFQLSFDYFGRSSSPQNREITQEIARELHANGFIEERAIRQVYSIADGRFLPDRYIVGTCPHCGYDKARGDQCENCTRVLDPTDLVEPRSAISGSSELEVRETKHLFLLQSKLTDEVEAWIAEHGDDWPVLASSIARKWLTEGLQDRAITRDLEWGVPVPADVWPELAAEGKVFYVWFDAPIEYIGATKEWADATGGDWRSWWYEADDTVRYTEFMAKDNVPFHTVMFPATILGSRQPWKKVDYVKAFNWLTYYGGKFSTSQKLGIFTDVALELLPADYWRYFLMAHAPESDDSSFTWDLFAATVNKDLADTLGNFVNRVLSFSRKRFGDEVPAGAEAGEAELALGGQIAELLAEYEAQLDALNFRKAAQALRALWSAGNAYLDVTAPWTQIKTDPEAAARTLRTAINLIHLYSVVSEPFIPTAARTVRASFALDGDTRTWVSADEARALSLVPAGTAFTVPPVLFAKITDEDLATWTERFGGGAA
- a CDS encoding TetR family transcriptional regulator produces the protein MSGTGTGGTKARGRRPGGEDTKGAVLAAARAEFAARGYQKASMRAIARGAGVDAALLHHYFGTKDRLFMASLEFPFDPKAVVEQVFAGDPATVGERVAGFVLGLWEQPAVRERLLALVRTAAASEEVAGLMRDFMVVELVGRVAEQLELPDPELRVELVMSQIVGLAMARYVIAVEPLASAPPEVLAPLLGRTVQGYLAG
- the deoC gene encoding deoxyribose-phosphate aldolase is translated as MSTLAANAPGAAGGGLSDVAASEATLRRFLHGLPGVDQVGLESRAATLGTRSIKTTAKAFAIDLAISMIDLTTLEGADTVGKVRSLCAKGLSPDPGDRTAPQVAAICVYPDMVATAKQALGSSGIQVASVATAFPSGRAGMPVKLADTAEAVAAGADEIDMVIDRGAFLSGRYLEVFEEIRAVKEACERPDGSSAHLKVIFETGELQTYDNVRRASWLAMIAGADFIKTSTGKVAVNATPPVTLLMLEAVRDFRAATGTQVGVKPAGGIRTTKDAMKYLVMVNETLGDDWLSPHWFRFGASSLLNDLLMQRQKLSTGRYSGPDYVTVD
- a CDS encoding aldehyde dehydrogenase family protein; the protein is MAKTKKTETEPTTAAEQPVRRSGLFEYAPAPESPAAAGEIATSYGHFIGGEFVDSLGSEALKTVNPATEQVLAEFAQGTEQDVDRAVQAARKAFADWSALPGSERAKFLFRIARIIQERSRELAVLESIDNGKPIRETRDVDLPLVAAHFFYYAGWADKLDFAGYGANPRPLGVAAQVIPWNFPLLMLAWKVAPALATGNTVVLKPAETTPLTALRFAEICRQAGLPKGVVNIVTGDGRTGAALTAHPGVDKVAFTGSTPVGRAIAKQLAGTRKKLSLELGGKAANIVFDDAPLDQAVEGIVNGIFLNQGHVCCAGSRLLVQESVQDELLDALKRRMGTLRVGDPLDKNTDIGAINSAEQLARITELTSAGEQEGAERWAPECELPGAGYWFRPTLFTGVSQAHRIAREEIFGPVLSVLTFRTPAEAVEKANNTPYGLSAGIWTEKGSRILWTANRLRAGVVWANTFNKFDPTSPFGGYKESGYGREGGRHGLEAYLDV
- a CDS encoding aldehyde dehydrogenase family protein, producing MSEPTVRLDVFKTYKLYVGGKFPRSESGRVYEVTDTKGQWLANAPLGTRKDTRDAVLAARAAVKGWSGTTAYNRGQVLYRVAEMLQGRREQFTAEVTASEGVGAKKAAALVDAAIDRWVWYAGWTDKVAQIAGGANPVAGPFFNLSTPEPTGVVGVLAPRAGYGYSLLGLVSVIAPAIATGNTVVVAAAEQAPLPALSLGEVLATSDVPGGVVNLLSGRTADIAPTLASHQDVNALDLAGAIDPDGPGAAAALEAAAADTLKRVVRPAAAPSAEDWTAAPGTGRLLSFLETKTVWHPMGI
- a CDS encoding ATP-binding protein, with translation MSDTPLNRRPISRVILLSGPSGSGKSVLAERSGLPVLQLDDFYKDGDDPSLPQLPDGGGTDWDSPDSWHGEQALAAIRALVFEGRAEAPVYSIPANGRTGSHTLALDGAPAFVAEGIFAAELVRRCAAEGLLGDALCLRNKPSTTAWRRFRRDVREGRKSVPYLVRRGLRLMRAERGIVARQVELGSYACSGVEAGRRIAAVARQLPAELV
- a CDS encoding DUF6328 family protein, yielding MDDPAAENPQARADRRLIEMLQELRVLQTGVQIVFAFLLGVAFTPRFAALDDFEQDLYVVVLLLAVVAAAVLATPVALHRGLFHHPDRARIVKVSARIAQIGLVLLAAALTGAVLLVLTVVLGAAVAVPITAVIALIFTGLWFVLPWAVRRRLPAAPE